The Anaeromyxobacter sp. nucleotide sequence TGCACCCCATGTCGCTCCTGGCCCGGGCCTACCGCGGCCAGGGCTTCGGCCCCGGCGAGGGAGGGGAGACCCCGTGAGGCACGTCACGCGCGAGGAGATCCTGCCGCTCGAGGCCTACGAGCGGGCCCGCCCGGAGATCCGGCCGGCCATCATCGAGGCCAAGAAGCCGCGCCGCATCCACGTCGGCCCGAACCTGACCCTGCTGTTCGAGAACACCGCCACCATCCGCTACCAGGTCCAGGAGATGGTGAAGGCCGAGCGGATGACCCGGGAGGCCGACATCCGCCACGAGCTCGAGACCTACAACGAGCTGCTGGGCGGGCCGGGCGAGCTGGGCGCCACCCTGCTCATCGAGATCACCGACCCGGCCGAGCGCGACGACAAGCTGGGCCGCTGGCGCGGGCTGGAGGCCCACCTCTATCTCGCCCTGGAGAACGGCACGCGGGTGCGGGCCACCTACGACGCGCGGCAGGTGAGCGAGGAGCGGCTCTCCTCGGTGCAGTACCTCAAGTTCGACGTGAAGGGGCAGGTGCCGGTGGCGGCCGGCGCCGACCTGCCGGCCCTCACGCTGGAGGTGGCGCTGACCCCCGAGCAGCGGGCGGCGCTGCGCCAGGACCTGGCCGCCGGGACCTGAGCGCCACGCCGCGGCGCCGCACCCGGCGGGGCCGCAGGTGCGGCGACCGGGCGCGGCGGGTGGGGTGGTGAAATAGGCGGGGGAGGCCTCCGTAGTGCCGTGCATGGAGGCCGTCATGAAGTCGATCATCCCCGCCGCGCTGGTGCTGGTCCTCGAAGTCGGGTTCATCCTCAGCATCGCCGTCCTGCCGGACGCCGCCCCGACGGCGTCGCAGGCCGAGCTGGCCGCCGGCGCGGCCTCCGCCGGGGCGCAGGCCGCCCAGGTGGTCACCCAGGCCCCGGCCCCCAAGCGGCCGTCGCGGTCCTGAGCCCGCGTCGGGCGCCGGGCCACGAGCCCGCGCGCAGGCCCCCGGGCCCGACCACCCCCTGGCAGCCGAGAGCTCCACCCACCGGCCGCCGCTCCCGCCACCGCGGGGCGGCGGCCGGATCGTCGGTGGCCCGGCGGCGCCGGCGTAGACTGCCCCGGTGCCGCTCTTCCGCCTCCCCGACGAGCCCGTCTTCCCCGACCCCAGCCTGGCCGAGCCCGACGGCCTGCTGGCGGTGGGCGGCGACCTCACGCCGGCCCGGCTGGTGGCGGCCTACGCCAGCGGCATCTTCCCCTGGTTCAGCCGGGGGTCGCCCATCCTCTGGTGGTCACCCGACCCCAGGCTGGTGCTGGTGCCCTCGGCCCTGCACGTGCCGCGCTCGCTGGCCCGCACCCTCAGGCGTGGCGCCTTCCGCTTCACCGCCGACCAGGCCTTCGAGCGGGTGGTGAAGGCCTGCGCCACCTCGGCGCGCCCCGGCCAGCGCGGCACCTGGATCACCCCCGCCATGGCGAAGGCCTACCTCGGGCTCCACCGGCTCGGCCTGGCCCACTCCTTCGAGGCCTGGGAGGGCGAGGCGCTGGTGGGCGGCCTGTACGGCGTGGCGCTGGGGGCCGCCTTCTTCGGCGAGTCGATGTTCGCCACCCGGCCGGACGCGTCCAAGGCGGCCTTCGTGGAGGCGGTGGCGTTCCTGGCGGGCCGCGGGGTCCAGCTGGTGGACTGCCAGGTGCGCACCGAACACCTGGCCCGCTTCGGCGCGGAGGACTGGCCGAGGTCGCGGTTCCTGGAGGCGCTGGCGGAGGCGCTGCGGGTGGAGGCGGCGCCCGGCCCGTGGACGCTGGCGGCGACGACGGGAGGGGCGGAGAGCGCCGGGGACGGCTAGGTGTGCAGCTCGATGAACCGCTTCAGCGCCACCCGCACCTCGTTCTGCACCGGGGTGGGCACGGCCGGCAGCGGCGTGGCCTTGCACAGGGCCAGGGTGCGCTGCAGCGACTCGCAGCGGGAGGCGCAGGAGGGGCAGCCGCCCAGGTGGCGCTCCATGTCGGCGCACAGGGTGGAGGAGATCTCCCCCTCCAGGTGCTGCGAGAAGAGCTGCACGATGTCGGGGCAGGACTCCGAGGCGCGCGGCGCCAGCGCGCCGGGCACGCCGATGACCGGCGCCACCGCCTCGCGCACCGCCACCCGGGCCCGGTGCAGCCGGCTCTTCACCGCCTCCACCGACAGCCCCATGACCTCGGCCACCTCGGGCGCCGAGAGCCCCTCCACGTCCCGCAGCACCAGCACCTCGCGGTACATCGGGTCGAGGGCGCCGATGGCCTGCTCCAGCGCCACCTCGATCTGCCGGCCGGCCAGGGACTCGTCGGCCCCCCGGGCCGGGTCGGCCAGCTGCCTGGCCTCCTCGCCGGGCGCGTGGGCGTCGAGCGACTCCTCCACCTCGGGCGCGAACTTGGAGCGGCGGCGCTTCTTGATGCAGAAGCTCCGGGCGATGGTGTAGAGCCAGGTCGACACCTGCGAGGCGCCGCGGAAGTCCTTCACCCCGCGCGCCACGGCCAGCAGGGTGTCCTGCAGCACGTCCTTGGCGTCCTCCGGATCCCGGCACATCTTCAGCCCGAACCGGTAGACGCGGGGCTGGTGGCGCGCCAGCAGCGCCTCCAGCGCGGGGCGGTCCCCGGCGCGGGCGGCCTCCAGCAGCTCCTGGTCGGTGCGCTCCATCAGCGCCCTTCCTTAGTCCGAACCACCCTGCCCCACAAGGGCCAGTCCACGGACGGGGGGTTCACCTGGGGCGAACAGAGAGAGGCCGTGCACCCCGTTTGAGACCTTCCCAAAAAAGTTGATGCAGATCAATTTACGACCCAACGCGGGCCCCGGACCCCTGCGCACGTCTCGTCGCCTGATCCGGGG carries:
- a CDS encoding sigma-70 family RNA polymerase sigma factor; this translates as MERTDQELLEAARAGDRPALEALLARHQPRVYRFGLKMCRDPEDAKDVLQDTLLAVARGVKDFRGASQVSTWLYTIARSFCIKKRRRSKFAPEVEESLDAHAPGEEARQLADPARGADESLAGRQIEVALEQAIGALDPMYREVLVLRDVEGLSAPEVAEVMGLSVEAVKSRLHRARVAVREAVAPVIGVPGALAPRASESCPDIVQLFSQHLEGEISSTLCADMERHLGGCPSCASRCESLQRTLALCKATPLPAVPTPVQNEVRVALKRFIELHT
- a CDS encoding DUF3501 family protein produces the protein MRHVTREEILPLEAYERARPEIRPAIIEAKKPRRIHVGPNLTLLFENTATIRYQVQEMVKAERMTREADIRHELETYNELLGGPGELGATLLIEITDPAERDDKLGRWRGLEAHLYLALENGTRVRATYDARQVSEERLSSVQYLKFDVKGQVPVAAGADLPALTLEVALTPEQRAALRQDLAAGT
- a CDS encoding leucyl/phenylalanyl-tRNA--protein transferase, producing MPLFRLPDEPVFPDPSLAEPDGLLAVGGDLTPARLVAAYASGIFPWFSRGSPILWWSPDPRLVLVPSALHVPRSLARTLRRGAFRFTADQAFERVVKACATSARPGQRGTWITPAMAKAYLGLHRLGLAHSFEAWEGEALVGGLYGVALGAAFFGESMFATRPDASKAAFVEAVAFLAGRGVQLVDCQVRTEHLARFGAEDWPRSRFLEALAEALRVEAAPGPWTLAATTGGAESAGDG